One Caulobacter segnis genomic window carries:
- a CDS encoding DUF4199 domain-containing protein, with translation MRRTILIYGLISGAIIILGMISTIVLSARHSLWLGYLIMLVGLSAILLAVKSHRDRTLGGVIKFWPAFLIGLGVALVAGFTYVAIWEGYLALTHYRFMDDYTASILAAKKAEGLSGVAYDKLVAEMTRMKADYANPLYRMPMTFTEIFPIGVLVALVSAALLRNPRFLPARV, from the coding sequence ATGCGACGCACCATCCTGATCTACGGCCTGATCTCGGGCGCGATCATCATCCTGGGCATGATCAGCACCATCGTGCTTTCGGCGCGGCATAGCCTCTGGCTGGGCTACCTGATCATGCTGGTGGGCCTGTCGGCGATCCTGCTGGCCGTGAAGTCGCATCGCGACAGGACCTTGGGCGGCGTCATCAAGTTCTGGCCGGCGTTCCTGATCGGCCTGGGCGTCGCCCTCGTGGCCGGGTTCACCTATGTGGCGATCTGGGAAGGCTATCTGGCCCTCACCCACTACCGCTTCATGGACGACTACACGGCCAGCATCCTGGCGGCGAAAAAGGCGGAGGGCCTGTCGGGCGTCGCCTACGACAAGCTGGTCGCCGAGATGACGCGGATGAAGGCCGACTACGCCAACCCGCTGTACCGGATGCCGATGACCTTCACCGAGATCTTCCCGATCGGTGTCCTGGTCGCCCTGGTCAGCGCCGCCCTGCTGCGCAATCCGCGGTTCCTGCCGGCGCGGGTCTAG
- a CDS encoding response regulator transcription factor, whose translation MIRTILLWALVLALGAFALQWLEYRFLVHAFSWQVYIGLVGLAFAAGGVWIGWKLAARARPETFVRNDAALAALGLTGQEVKVLERLAAGRSNKEIARDLGLSPNTVKTHMANLYGKLEVSRRTQAVGKARDLALIP comes from the coding sequence ATGATCCGCACGATCCTTCTCTGGGCGCTGGTCCTGGCCCTCGGCGCCTTCGCTTTGCAATGGCTGGAGTACCGGTTCCTGGTCCACGCCTTCTCCTGGCAGGTCTATATCGGGCTGGTCGGCCTGGCCTTCGCGGCCGGCGGCGTCTGGATCGGCTGGAAACTGGCCGCGCGGGCGCGCCCGGAAACCTTCGTTCGAAATGACGCCGCCCTCGCCGCTCTGGGCCTGACCGGCCAGGAGGTGAAGGTGCTGGAGCGCCTGGCCGCCGGCCGGTCGAACAAGGAGATCGCCCGCGACCTCGGCCTGTCGCCGAACACCGTCAAGACGCACATGGCCAATCTCTATGGGAAACTGGAGGTCAGCCGCCGCACCCAGGCGGTGGGCAAGGCGCGGGACCTGGCGCTGATCCCCTGA
- a CDS encoding (2Fe-2S) ferredoxin domain-containing protein yields MSDKSIKRVKADWSEVVLVCRKCSKKLKGGFGADGDQKLAKALRKALGVKGKGKGLNRKTGAAVIEVDCLDVCPKGAVVAVRASAPRDWVVAPRGTPIRAVMERLGLQDRPEAVDPERA; encoded by the coding sequence ATGAGCGACAAGTCGATCAAGCGCGTGAAGGCCGATTGGAGCGAGGTGGTGCTGGTGTGCCGCAAGTGCTCGAAGAAGCTGAAGGGCGGTTTCGGCGCGGACGGCGACCAGAAGCTGGCAAAGGCCCTGCGCAAGGCGCTGGGCGTCAAGGGCAAGGGCAAGGGCCTCAATCGCAAGACGGGCGCGGCGGTGATCGAGGTCGACTGCCTGGATGTCTGCCCCAAGGGCGCGGTGGTGGCCGTGAGGGCTTCCGCGCCGCGCGACTGGGTCGTGGCGCCGCGCGGAACGCCGATCAGGGCGGTGATGGAGCGACTGGGACTGCAGGACCGTCCGGAAGCTGTCGATCCCGAGCGCGCTTGA
- a CDS encoding GNAT family N-acetyltransferase — protein sequence MIVPTLTTARLTLSPPQLSDFEDSRAMWADPLVVRHVGGRAFTEEESWTRLMRARGLWEVLGYGYWAVRETATGRYVGEVGFADLRRELEPSLYGLPEMGWVLAAWSHGQGFGTEAVGAGLAWIDQTLAPEIVPCIIDVENAASLALAAKMGFVIKAHTTYKGSPIVVMERRR from the coding sequence ATGATCGTCCCGACCCTGACCACCGCCCGCCTCACCCTGTCGCCGCCCCAGCTGTCGGACTTCGAGGACAGCCGCGCCATGTGGGCCGATCCGCTGGTCGTCAGGCACGTCGGCGGCCGCGCCTTCACCGAGGAGGAGAGCTGGACCCGCCTGATGCGCGCCCGGGGCCTGTGGGAGGTGCTGGGCTACGGCTATTGGGCGGTGCGCGAGACGGCCACCGGTCGCTATGTCGGCGAGGTGGGCTTCGCCGACCTGCGGCGCGAGCTCGAGCCCAGCCTCTACGGCCTGCCGGAGATGGGCTGGGTGCTAGCGGCCTGGTCGCATGGCCAGGGCTTCGGGACCGAGGCCGTGGGCGCGGGCCTCGCCTGGATCGACCAGACCCTGGCGCCCGAGATCGTGCCCTGCATCATCGACGTCGAGAACGCCGCCTCCCTAGCCCTGGCCGCCAAGATGGGGTTCGTGATCAAGGCGCACACGACCTACAAGGGCTCGCCGATCGTGGTGATGGAACGGCGGCGGTAG
- a CDS encoding nuclear transport factor 2 family protein gives MTKPEDAIAARRKLTNKLIAAKDAARLRPFFDPRVTLIAGDGSLLLGAEDVLAAFASQFADKGFVAYVRTTQEISLNAEGTRAAERGRWAGAWKDAAEQSGTYLATWKKVTGQWVIENELFVTLA, from the coding sequence ATGACCAAACCCGAAGACGCCATCGCGGCCCGCCGCAAGCTGACCAACAAGCTGATCGCGGCCAAGGACGCCGCGCGTCTGCGGCCGTTCTTCGATCCGCGCGTCACCCTGATCGCCGGCGACGGTTCGCTGCTGCTGGGGGCCGAAGACGTGCTGGCGGCCTTCGCCAGCCAGTTCGCCGACAAGGGCTTTGTGGCCTATGTCCGGACGACCCAGGAGATCAGCCTGAACGCTGAGGGGACCCGCGCCGCCGAGCGCGGTCGCTGGGCCGGCGCGTGGAAGGACGCGGCCGAGCAGTCGGGGACCTATCTGGCCACCTGGAAGAAGGTCACCGGCCAGTGGGTGATCGAGAACGAGCTCTTTGTGACTCTGGCTTAG